The following proteins are encoded in a genomic region of Oceanotoga teriensis:
- a CDS encoding glycoside hydrolase family 130 protein produces the protein MIIGEELSNMPWEDRPENCKDVVWRYSKNPIIKRDATKNSNSIFNSAVIPFKDGFAGVFRCDNKCREMNVHVGFSKDGINWDINDEPINFKSADTTDPEIGISKYKYDPRVCKIDDKYYITWCNGYHGPTIGVGYTEDFKTFYQTENAFLPFNRNGVLFPKKINGNFAMLSRPSDNGHTPFGDIYYSESPDLKFWGKHRHVMTTTGIEISPWQSTKIGAGPIPIETDEGWLLIYHGVLTSCNGYVYHMGSAILDKNEPWKVKFRSRPYILSPQTQYECVGDVPNVVFPCATLHDSKTGKIAIYYGAADTVTALAFTTVEELIKFTKENSMI, from the coding sequence ATGATAATAGGTGAAGAACTTTCAAACATGCCTTGGGAAGATAGACCTGAAAACTGCAAAGATGTTGTTTGGAGATACTCAAAAAATCCCATAATAAAAAGAGATGCTACAAAAAATTCCAATAGTATATTCAATAGTGCTGTAATACCATTTAAAGATGGATTTGCTGGCGTTTTTAGATGTGATAATAAATGTAGAGAAATGAATGTTCATGTAGGTTTCTCAAAAGATGGTATAAATTGGGATATAAATGATGAACCTATAAACTTTAAATCAGCCGATACAACAGATCCTGAAATTGGAATATCAAAATACAAATATGATCCTAGAGTATGTAAAATAGATGATAAATACTATATAACTTGGTGTAATGGTTATCATGGACCAACAATAGGAGTTGGTTATACAGAAGACTTTAAAACATTCTATCAAACAGAAAATGCATTTCTTCCATTCAATAGAAATGGTGTATTATTCCCAAAAAAAATAAACGGAAATTTTGCAATGTTGAGTAGACCAAGTGATAATGGTCATACCCCTTTCGGAGACATATACTATAGTGAAAGTCCAGATTTAAAATTTTGGGGAAAACATAGACATGTTATGACAACAACAGGAATAGAAATCAGTCCTTGGCAAAGTACTAAAATAGGAGCTGGGCCAATACCAATAGAAACAGATGAAGGCTGGTTATTGATATATCATGGAGTGCTAACTTCATGCAATGGATATGTATATCATATGGGAAGTGCTATATTAGATAAAAATGAACCTTGGAAAGTAAAGTTCAGATCAAGACCTTATATATTATCGCCTCAAACTCAATATGAATGTGTAGGAGATGTTCCTAATGTGGTATTCCCTTGTGCTACACTTCATGATAGTAAAACAGGCAAAATCGCTATATACTATGGTGCTGCTGATACTGTAACAGCTTTAGCTTTTACAACAGTAGAAGAACTAATTAAATTCACAAAAGAAAATTCTATGATATAA
- a CDS encoding MupG family TIM beta-alpha barrel fold protein, whose protein sequence is MLGISVFAGLGISLEENYEYMSKAKELGINKIFTSFHIPESSMDFDYEMNEILNYSKELDMSIIADISKSYFDNIDFNKYNIESLRLDFGFSNKDIAKLTKELFCGITLNASTLEKSDIEEILSFGGDLSKINACHNYYPRPETGISESLFNERNSLFKYYNIELTAFIPSFYRPRGPIFEGLPTLEMHRHMDPVVAYQHLISCGVDNVFFGDSQASFEELCRISDIKKNIFRIPIKIFDVCDEELRILDMVHRNRKDPGEFVVRSSKAINNLKSSIRPNNCIDRFKYGVCIDNHGYLRYEGNLHVLKKDFESDSRVNLVADATEAAILIETIKPGDFFEFEIKRKK, encoded by the coding sequence ATGTTAGGAATTTCTGTTTTTGCAGGACTTGGAATTTCTCTTGAAGAAAATTATGAGTATATGAGTAAAGCTAAAGAACTTGGTATCAATAAAATATTTACATCTTTTCATATTCCTGAGAGTAGTATGGATTTTGATTATGAGATGAATGAGATTCTTAATTATTCTAAAGAATTAGATATGAGTATAATTGCTGATATTTCTAAGTCTTATTTTGATAATATTGATTTTAATAAGTATAATATAGAGTCTTTGAGACTTGATTTTGGTTTTTCAAATAAAGATATAGCTAAGTTGACAAAAGAACTTTTTTGTGGGATAACTTTGAATGCAAGTACTTTAGAGAAAAGTGATATTGAGGAGATTTTAAGTTTTGGAGGTGATCTAAGTAAGATCAATGCTTGTCATAATTATTATCCAAGACCTGAAACAGGTATTTCAGAGTCTCTTTTTAATGAGAGAAATAGTTTATTTAAGTATTATAATATAGAACTCACAGCTTTTATTCCTTCGTTTTATAGACCAAGAGGACCTATTTTTGAAGGATTACCTACTTTAGAGATGCATAGACATATGGATCCGGTAGTTGCTTATCAACATTTGATCAGTTGTGGTGTCGATAATGTTTTTTTTGGTGATTCACAAGCAAGTTTTGAAGAACTTTGTAGGATTTCAGATATTAAGAAAAATATTTTTAGAATCCCTATAAAAATTTTTGATGTTTGTGATGAGGAATTAAGAATTTTAGATATGGTTCATAGAAATAGAAAAGATCCTGGAGAGTTTGTTGTTAGATCTTCTAAAGCTATTAATAATTTGAAGAGTAGTATAAGGCCTAATAATTGTATTGATAGGTTTAAGTATGGTGTTTGTATAGATAATCATGGTTATTTACGTTATGAGGGAAATTTGCATGTTTTAAAGAAAGATTTTGAGTCGGATTCTAGGGTGAATTTGGTCGCAGATGCGACAGAAGCAGCTATTTTGATTGAGACTATTAAACCAGGAGATTTTTTTGAATTTGAAATTAAGAGAAAGAAGTAA